The Amycolatopsis sp. DG1A-15b genome window below encodes:
- a CDS encoding methyltransferase domain-containing protein, whose protein sequence is MGGVFENLVAEASAVSVDGWDFSWLDGRATEARPSWGYQRLLGSRLGVAQAALDLETGGGEVLGGCPALPPLMAATESWPPNIAKASARLRPRGVRIVATAGFPFRDAVFDLVSSRHPVTTSWSEIARVLRSGGTYFSQQVGPASVFELVEFFLGPQPDEGRNSRHPDHAVAAATRAGLEVVDLRSESLRTEFFDIGAVVYFLRKVIWMVPGFTVERYRDKLRQLHEKIDRDGPFVAHTTRFLIEARKP, encoded by the coding sequence ATCGGAGGCGTGTTCGAGAATCTCGTGGCCGAAGCTTCGGCGGTGTCCGTCGACGGCTGGGACTTCTCCTGGCTCGACGGCCGGGCCACCGAGGCCCGCCCTTCATGGGGCTACCAGCGCCTCCTGGGCTCCCGTCTCGGTGTCGCGCAGGCGGCACTCGACCTGGAAACCGGCGGCGGCGAAGTCCTCGGCGGCTGCCCCGCCCTGCCGCCGCTGATGGCCGCGACCGAGTCCTGGCCACCGAACATCGCGAAGGCATCGGCCCGGCTGCGGCCCCGCGGGGTCCGGATCGTGGCCACCGCCGGCTTCCCCTTCCGCGACGCCGTCTTCGACCTCGTCAGCAGCCGCCACCCCGTGACGACTTCGTGGTCCGAAATCGCCCGCGTCCTGCGCTCCGGCGGAACGTATTTTTCCCAGCAGGTCGGCCCGGCGAGCGTGTTCGAGCTGGTGGAGTTCTTCCTCGGCCCGCAGCCTGACGAAGGCCGCAACAGCCGCCACCCGGACCACGCCGTGGCGGCGGCCACCCGCGCGGGCCTGGAGGTCGTCGACCTGCGCTCGGAATCGCTGCGCACGGAGTTCTTCGACATCGGCGCGGTGGTGTACTTCCTGCGCAAGGTGATCTGGATGGTCCCGGGGTTCACGGTGGAGCGGTACCGGGACAAGCTGCGGCAGCTGCACGAGAAGATCGACCGCGACGGCCCGTTCGTCGCCCACACGACCCGGTTCCTCATCGAGGCCCGGAAGCCTTGA
- a CDS encoding TetR/AcrR family transcriptional regulator — MGRTRNRWGEGERLRGEILAAAGRLLAELGGEDGLTIRGVARAVGIAPASIYQHFSDRAELVRGLLDHEYARLRDSMRAAEESLGETDVVGRVRAQIHAYCVFAMENPGHYRLMLANGASRPDPDARAEGPLLDVIDRLAAGFERCVEAGHPLRVTPGRAAAVVFVGAHGRVALFHSVLNRTGAELVEPFVDELVSLVFA, encoded by the coding sequence ATGGGCCGAACGAGAAACCGCTGGGGCGAAGGCGAACGGTTGCGCGGCGAGATCCTGGCCGCGGCCGGCCGGTTGCTCGCCGAGCTCGGCGGCGAGGACGGGCTGACGATCCGCGGCGTCGCCCGGGCCGTCGGCATCGCCCCGGCGAGCATCTACCAGCATTTCTCCGATCGTGCGGAATTGGTCCGCGGATTGCTCGACCACGAATACGCTCGGCTGCGGGATTCGATGCGCGCGGCGGAGGAGTCACTCGGCGAAACCGACGTCGTCGGCCGGGTCCGGGCGCAGATTCACGCGTACTGCGTGTTCGCCATGGAGAATCCGGGCCATTATCGCCTGATGCTGGCCAACGGAGCCTCGCGGCCGGACCCGGACGCCCGCGCGGAGGGCCCGCTGCTGGACGTGATCGACCGGCTGGCCGCGGGCTTCGAGCGCTGCGTCGAGGCCGGTCACCCGCTGCGGGTGACCCCGGGCCGCGCGGCGGCGGTCGTGTTCGTGGGCGCGCACGGGCGGGTGGCGTTGTTCCACAGCGTGCTCAACCGGACGGGGGCGGAGCTGGTGGAGCCGTTCGTGGACGAGCTGGTGTCGCTGGTCTTCGCATGA
- a CDS encoding aminoglycoside phosphotransferase family protein, with protein MEGELTASGIDPASVVSAEDLGGGTYNRAVRLRLADGRRLVLKIAPTAPGLTYEHDLLATEAEYYRRVPGPVPSVVGAGPGFLLMTEVPGVPWSQVPGAGPHLRTELGAIVAGLHEVTGDGFGYPQDPLHPTWPAAFAAMVDAVLADAVRYGVHLPRPAAEIAHLVRRHEPLLELVTTPVLVHFDLWKGNILLDGDRVSGIIDAERAFWGDPVAEFVSLTLLHDLDAPLLEGYGRARFDAPARRRLTLYRVYLGLIMLVEMVPRKDTNADRERFVSAWLAENLDAAQRAL; from the coding sequence GTGGAAGGGGAACTGACGGCATCGGGCATCGACCCGGCTTCGGTGGTGTCGGCCGAGGACCTCGGCGGCGGAACGTACAACCGCGCCGTCCGGTTGCGGCTGGCGGACGGACGGCGGCTGGTCCTCAAGATCGCGCCGACGGCCCCCGGTCTGACCTACGAACACGACCTGCTCGCGACGGAAGCGGAGTACTACCGCCGGGTTCCGGGCCCGGTGCCGTCGGTGGTGGGCGCCGGGCCGGGGTTCCTGCTGATGACGGAGGTGCCGGGCGTCCCGTGGTCGCAGGTGCCCGGCGCCGGCCCGCACCTGCGCACCGAACTGGGCGCGATCGTGGCCGGCCTGCACGAAGTGACCGGCGACGGGTTCGGCTACCCCCAGGACCCGCTGCACCCGACGTGGCCGGCGGCGTTCGCGGCGATGGTGGACGCGGTGCTCGCGGACGCCGTCCGGTACGGCGTGCACCTCCCCCGCCCGGCGGCGGAGATCGCCCACCTCGTCCGCCGCCACGAGCCGCTGCTGGAGCTGGTCACGACGCCGGTGCTGGTCCACTTCGACCTGTGGAAGGGCAACATCCTGCTCGACGGTGACCGGGTGTCGGGCATCATCGACGCCGAGCGAGCGTTCTGGGGCGACCCGGTGGCGGAGTTCGTTTCGCTGACGCTGCTCCACGACCTGGACGCACCCCTGCTGGAGGGCTACGGCCGGGCCCGCTTCGACGCACCGGCTCGCCGGCGGCTGACGTTGTACCGGGTGTACCTGGGCTTGATCATGCTGGTGGAGATGGTGCCGCGGAAGGACACGAACGCCGACCGGGAGCGATTCGTCTCGGCGTGGCTGGCGGAGAACCTGGACGCGGCCCAGCGGGCGTTGTGA
- a CDS encoding helix-turn-helix domain-containing protein: MSRRITWADAACPIARAADVLGEPWTLLILRNATAGTTRFEDFRTQLGIADNVLTTRLAKLVDRGLLTKLPYRDGGRTRHEYRLTQAGSDALPVLHALGAWGDAHTASEAGPGPMTLVHTRCGQLTRPGAKCDACGKPLARGDLAWRGSWLGEGEIPLADPVG, encoded by the coding sequence ATGAGCCGTCGCATCACCTGGGCGGACGCCGCCTGCCCGATCGCCCGCGCCGCCGACGTCCTCGGCGAGCCGTGGACGCTGCTGATCCTGCGCAACGCCACCGCGGGCACCACCCGGTTCGAGGACTTCCGCACCCAGCTCGGCATCGCCGACAACGTGCTGACCACCCGGCTGGCCAAGCTCGTCGACCGCGGCCTGCTGACGAAGCTGCCCTACCGCGACGGCGGCCGCACCCGCCACGAGTACCGCCTCACCCAGGCCGGCTCGGACGCCCTGCCGGTGCTGCACGCCCTCGGCGCGTGGGGCGACGCCCACACGGCATCGGAAGCCGGCCCGGGCCCGATGACGCTGGTCCACACCCGCTGCGGGCAGCTCACCCGGCCGGGCGCGAAGTGCGACGCTTGCGGGAAACCCCTGGCCAGGGGCGATCTCGCGTGGCGCGGATCTTGGCTCGGCGAGGGCGAGATCCCCCTGGCGGATCCGGTCGGCTGA
- a CDS encoding excinuclease ABC subunit UvrA, with translation MTSPRRAADTHDVIEVRGARENNLTGIDLDIPKRRLTVFTGVSGSGKSSLVFGTIAAESQRLINETYSAFLQSFMPSLSRPDVDLLENLSAAIVVDQERMGANSRSTVGTATDAYAMLRIAFSRLGEPHVGTSGAFSFNLPEGMCPACEGLGRVSDLDVHALLDFDRSLNEGAVLVPGWTPDNWYVQIYASSGFFDPDARIRDFTPEQLDDLLHKGPCKVKVGKQNLTYEGLAVKVKRLYLQKDTETLQSHLRAFVEKAATFKTCGECGGARLNQAALSAKIEGRNIADCAAMQISDLAEFVWSLDAPSIRPLLGNLRDTLDSLVEIGLGYLSLDRESATLSGGEAQRVKMVRHLGSSLTDVTYVFDEPTVGLHPHDIERMNNLLLCLRDKGNTILVVEHKPETIRIADHVVDLGPGAGTAGGRLCYTGSVDGLRASGTLTGRHLDHRVTLRAQPRTPAGHVSITGAKLHNLRDVSVDVPLGVLTVVTGVAGSGKSSLIHGSLANRDGVVVVDQSAIRGSRRSNPATYTGLLDPIRTAFAKANGVKASLFSANSEGACPRCKGLGVIYTDLAMMAGVASVCEECEGKRFTPKVLTFELRGKNISEVLAMSVAEAREFFSTGNARTVLDRLADVGLGYLTLGQPLTTLSGGERQRLKLAIRMAEKGSTYILDEPTTGLHLADVDQLLALLDRIVDAGNTVIVIEHHQAVMAHADWLIDLGPGAGHDGGRVVFEGTPAALVTDASTLTARHLREYLGKP, from the coding sequence ATGACCTCACCCAGGCGGGCCGCCGACACCCACGACGTGATCGAGGTCCGGGGAGCCCGGGAGAACAACCTGACCGGCATCGACCTCGACATCCCGAAGCGCCGGCTCACGGTGTTCACCGGCGTCTCCGGCTCCGGCAAGTCGTCCCTGGTCTTCGGCACCATCGCGGCCGAGTCCCAGCGGCTGATCAACGAGACCTACAGCGCCTTCCTCCAGTCCTTCATGCCGAGCCTGTCCCGCCCGGACGTCGACCTGCTGGAGAACCTGAGCGCGGCCATCGTCGTCGACCAGGAGCGGATGGGGGCCAACTCGCGCTCCACGGTCGGCACCGCGACCGACGCCTACGCGATGCTGCGGATCGCTTTCTCGCGGCTCGGCGAACCCCACGTCGGCACGTCCGGCGCGTTCAGCTTCAACCTGCCCGAGGGCATGTGCCCGGCCTGCGAAGGGCTCGGCCGGGTGTCCGACCTCGACGTCCACGCCCTGCTCGACTTCGACCGCTCGCTCAACGAAGGCGCGGTGCTCGTCCCCGGCTGGACGCCGGACAACTGGTACGTGCAGATCTACGCGTCTTCCGGCTTCTTCGACCCGGACGCCAGGATCCGCGACTTCACGCCCGAGCAGCTCGACGACCTGCTGCACAAGGGTCCGTGCAAGGTGAAGGTCGGCAAGCAGAACCTCACCTACGAAGGCCTCGCGGTGAAGGTCAAGCGGCTCTACCTGCAGAAGGACACCGAGACGCTGCAGTCGCACCTGCGTGCGTTCGTCGAGAAGGCCGCCACGTTCAAGACCTGCGGCGAGTGCGGTGGCGCCCGGCTCAACCAGGCCGCGCTGTCGGCCAAGATCGAGGGCCGGAACATCGCCGACTGCGCCGCGATGCAGATCAGCGACCTCGCCGAGTTCGTCTGGAGCCTCGACGCGCCGTCGATCCGGCCGCTGCTGGGCAACCTGCGCGACACCCTCGACTCGCTCGTCGAGATCGGCCTCGGCTACCTCTCCCTCGACCGCGAGTCCGCGACGCTCTCGGGCGGCGAGGCGCAGCGCGTGAAGATGGTGCGCCACCTCGGGTCCAGCCTCACCGACGTCACCTACGTCTTCGACGAGCCGACCGTCGGGCTGCACCCGCACGACATCGAGCGGATGAACAACCTGCTGCTCTGCCTGCGGGACAAGGGGAACACGATCCTGGTCGTCGAGCACAAGCCGGAAACCATCCGGATCGCCGACCACGTCGTCGACCTCGGCCCCGGCGCGGGCACCGCGGGCGGGCGGCTCTGCTACACCGGCAGCGTCGACGGCCTGCGCGCGTCCGGCACCCTCACCGGCCGCCACCTCGACCACCGGGTCACGCTGCGCGCGCAACCCCGCACTCCGGCGGGGCACGTCTCGATCACCGGCGCGAAGCTGCACAACCTGCGTGACGTCAGCGTCGACGTCCCGCTCGGCGTGCTGACCGTGGTCACCGGGGTGGCCGGGTCCGGGAAGTCGTCGCTGATCCACGGCTCCTTGGCGAACCGCGACGGCGTCGTCGTGGTCGACCAGTCGGCGATCCGCGGGTCCCGGCGCTCCAACCCGGCGACCTACACCGGCCTGCTCGACCCGATCCGGACGGCGTTCGCCAAGGCCAACGGCGTCAAGGCGAGCCTGTTCAGCGCCAACTCCGAGGGCGCCTGCCCGAGGTGCAAGGGCCTCGGCGTGATCTACACGGACCTGGCGATGATGGCCGGCGTCGCGTCGGTCTGCGAAGAGTGCGAGGGCAAGCGGTTCACGCCCAAGGTGCTCACCTTCGAACTGCGCGGCAAGAACATCAGCGAGGTCCTGGCGATGTCCGTCGCCGAAGCCCGGGAGTTCTTCTCCACCGGCAACGCCCGGACGGTCCTCGACCGGCTCGCCGACGTCGGCCTCGGCTACCTGACGCTCGGGCAGCCGCTGACCACGCTTTCCGGCGGCGAGCGGCAGCGGCTCAAGCTGGCGATCCGGATGGCGGAGAAGGGCTCGACGTACATCCTCGACGAGCCGACGACCGGGCTGCACCTCGCCGACGTCGACCAGCTGCTCGCGCTGCTCGACCGGATCGTCGACGCGGGCAACACGGTGATCGTCATCGAGCACCACCAGGCCGTGATGGCCCACGCCGACTGGCTGATCGACCTCGGCCCCGGCGCCGGCCACGACGGCGGCCGGGTCGTCTTCGAAGGCACACCGGCCGCGCTCGTGACCGACGCCTCCACCCTCACCGCCCGGCACCTGCGCGAATACCTGGGGAAGCCGTGA
- a CDS encoding siderophore-interacting protein, whose amino-acid sequence MKPTGLLEVTAVRPVTPRTVRVTFTGDGLGELEPWPDQQLKLLFPPPGRPVRLPSADDDVMRWYQAYLAIPEDERPVMRSYTVRGRDPGRAAIDVDFVLHPGPAGPATAWALRAAPGDVLGRYGPDAAYRRPLSTADTLLCAGDETAIPAMASILSEVDNAVVFVEVADAAEEQPLPGEVHWLHRDGAGHGSKLVEAVRTAKLPAGSVAAWLAGEASTVRALRRHLVGERGWAKSVIEFTGYWRRSLAQDDAPTPEDLADAAEKLEDSAGWKGN is encoded by the coding sequence GTGAAGCCCACCGGTCTGCTCGAAGTGACGGCGGTGCGGCCCGTGACCCCGCGCACCGTGCGCGTCACGTTTACCGGCGACGGCCTCGGCGAGCTCGAGCCGTGGCCGGACCAGCAGCTCAAGCTCCTGTTCCCGCCACCGGGCCGCCCGGTGCGGCTGCCGTCGGCCGACGACGACGTCATGCGCTGGTACCAGGCGTACCTGGCGATCCCCGAGGACGAGCGCCCGGTGATGCGCAGCTACACCGTGCGCGGGCGCGATCCGGGCCGGGCGGCGATCGACGTCGACTTCGTGCTGCACCCCGGTCCGGCGGGACCGGCCACGGCGTGGGCGCTCCGAGCCGCGCCGGGTGACGTCCTCGGCCGCTACGGCCCGGACGCGGCCTACCGCCGCCCACTGTCCACAGCGGACACGCTGCTGTGCGCGGGCGACGAGACGGCGATCCCCGCCATGGCTTCGATTCTGTCCGAAGTGGACAACGCGGTGGTGTTCGTCGAGGTCGCGGACGCGGCGGAGGAGCAGCCGCTGCCCGGCGAGGTGCACTGGCTGCACCGGGACGGCGCCGGGCACGGCAGCAAGCTGGTCGAAGCCGTGCGCACCGCGAAGCTCCCCGCCGGTTCGGTGGCGGCGTGGCTGGCCGGCGAGGCTTCGACGGTCCGGGCGTTGCGCCGCCACCTCGTCGGCGAGCGCGGCTGGGCCAAGAGCGTCATCGAGTTCACCGGCTACTGGCGGCGCAGCCTGGCCCAGGACGACGCCCCGACCCCGGAGGACCTGGCCGACGCGGCGGAAAAGCTGGAAGACTCGGCCGGGTGGAAGGGGAACTGA
- a CDS encoding MBL fold metallo-hydrolase, which yields MSGFSLRFLGHSTVRLDLGGRVVLTDPVLTARVGGLVRVVPVPAPESYADVDLVLLSHLHGDHLHLPSLRLLGEDTRIVVPRGAGTWLRRKGFEHVEEISPGETLTDGSLTVTATEAVHSGHRWGPRLTHGPQSPALGHLIESDGKRIYNAGDTDLFDGMRGLGPVDVALLPVWGWGPNLGPGHLDPARAARAAGLVQARAAVPVHWGTLALPGVRRTARMRRLLADPPRVFAAEVKAAGGATDVLFTEPGADVALPSPKDRA from the coding sequence GTGAGCGGCTTCAGCCTGCGATTCCTCGGCCATTCGACCGTCCGCCTGGACCTCGGCGGCCGGGTCGTGCTGACCGATCCGGTGCTCACCGCGCGGGTCGGCGGCCTCGTCCGGGTCGTGCCCGTGCCGGCGCCCGAAAGCTACGCCGACGTCGACCTCGTCCTGCTTTCCCACCTGCACGGCGACCACCTGCACCTGCCGTCGCTGCGGCTGCTCGGCGAAGACACCCGGATCGTCGTCCCCCGCGGCGCCGGGACGTGGCTGCGCAGGAAGGGCTTCGAGCACGTCGAGGAGATCTCGCCCGGGGAGACGCTCACCGACGGCAGCCTGACCGTCACCGCCACCGAAGCCGTCCACTCCGGACACCGGTGGGGGCCGCGCCTGACCCACGGACCGCAGAGCCCCGCGCTCGGGCACCTGATCGAAAGCGACGGCAAGCGGATCTACAACGCGGGCGACACCGACCTCTTCGACGGCATGCGCGGCCTCGGCCCGGTCGACGTCGCCCTGCTGCCCGTCTGGGGCTGGGGACCGAACCTCGGCCCCGGGCACCTCGATCCCGCCCGCGCCGCGCGGGCCGCGGGGCTGGTTCAAGCCCGGGCGGCCGTCCCCGTGCACTGGGGCACGCTCGCCCTCCCCGGCGTCAGGCGCACCGCCCGGATGCGGCGCCTGCTCGCCGATCCGCCGCGGGTGTTCGCCGCCGAAGTGAAAGCCGCCGGAGGGGCCACCGACGTCCTGTTCACCGAGCCCGGCGCCGACGTCGCCCTGCCCTCGCCGAAGGACCGTGCGTGA
- a CDS encoding TetR/AcrR family transcriptional regulator C-terminal domain-containing protein, with translation MVVFAGQGDARRSMELLWGPRVVAPRTGPGPKPGLSVEAIVAAAIEIADAEGMAALSMRAVGERLGRTAMALYTYVPGKTELVDLMYDRTLGELPASFPVSSGWRPAALALAGSLWDLHLRHPWLLQVSPARPVLGPGEFHVQETLLSVLASTGLPLSRVRWVVAALFNIVRGSVQAAAESRQAAHETGQSEEDWWSARSALLGELAPDLSARFPTVARLGEEGEYEASESDEPYLEREARLSFEAGLELVLDGVEAAIVKASGPR, from the coding sequence GTGGTCGTCTTCGCGGGCCAGGGCGACGCCCGCCGGTCCATGGAACTGCTGTGGGGGCCGCGCGTGGTGGCGCCGCGCACCGGCCCGGGGCCCAAGCCGGGCTTGTCCGTCGAGGCGATCGTCGCGGCGGCGATCGAGATCGCGGACGCCGAGGGCATGGCGGCGCTGTCGATGCGCGCGGTCGGGGAGCGCCTCGGCCGCACGGCGATGGCGCTGTACACGTACGTCCCGGGCAAGACCGAGCTGGTCGACCTCATGTACGACCGGACGCTGGGCGAGCTGCCCGCGTCGTTCCCGGTCTCTTCCGGTTGGCGCCCGGCGGCGCTGGCCTTGGCCGGTTCGCTGTGGGACCTGCACCTGCGGCACCCGTGGCTGCTGCAGGTCTCGCCCGCGCGGCCGGTGCTGGGGCCGGGGGAGTTCCACGTCCAGGAGACGCTGCTTTCCGTCCTGGCGTCGACCGGGCTGCCGTTGTCCCGGGTGCGGTGGGTGGTGGCGGCGTTGTTCAACATCGTCCGCGGCTCGGTCCAGGCGGCGGCGGAGTCCCGACAGGCGGCCCACGAGACGGGACAGTCCGAAGAGGACTGGTGGTCCGCGCGGTCGGCGCTGCTGGGGGAGCTGGCGCCGGATCTGTCGGCCCGGTTCCCGACGGTGGCCCGGTTGGGGGAGGAAGGTGAATACGAGGCGTCGGAGTCCGATGAGCCTTACCTCGAGAGGGAGGCGCGGCTGTCGTTCGAGGCGGGGCTGGAGTTGGTGCTGGACGGCGTCGAGGCGGCGATCGTCAAGGCTTCCGGGCCTCGATGA
- a CDS encoding SDR family oxidoreductase, giving the protein MDITGAVALVTGANRGLGRRFAAALLERGAAKVYAAARNPESIDLPGVVPLRLDVTDPESIREAAAVAGDVTLLVNNAGSSTGASLLGGSIEDIRLEMDTHYFGTLAVTREFAPVLERNGGGAVLNVLSVLSWFTAPQVAAYSAAKSAAWSLTNALRQELSPQKTQVTALHVGYMDTDMAKHVDGPKIDPAVVAGLALDGVEEGRFEVLADDVSRNVRAGLSGDLAGLYPALVS; this is encoded by the coding sequence ATGGACATCACGGGTGCGGTGGCGCTGGTCACCGGAGCCAATCGGGGTCTCGGCCGTCGGTTCGCGGCGGCGCTGCTGGAGCGGGGCGCGGCCAAGGTCTACGCCGCGGCGCGGAATCCCGAGTCGATCGACCTGCCGGGGGTGGTCCCGCTGCGCCTCGACGTGACCGATCCGGAGTCCATCCGGGAAGCCGCTGCCGTTGCGGGCGACGTCACGCTGCTGGTGAACAACGCCGGTTCGTCGACCGGGGCGTCCTTGCTGGGCGGGTCCATCGAGGACATCCGGCTGGAGATGGACACGCACTACTTCGGCACGCTGGCCGTGACGCGCGAGTTCGCGCCGGTCCTCGAGCGCAACGGCGGTGGCGCGGTGCTCAACGTGCTGTCGGTGCTTTCCTGGTTCACCGCCCCGCAGGTGGCGGCGTACTCCGCGGCGAAGTCCGCGGCCTGGTCGCTGACCAACGCGCTGCGCCAGGAACTGTCGCCCCAGAAGACGCAGGTGACGGCGCTGCACGTCGGGTACATGGACACCGACATGGCCAAGCACGTCGACGGCCCGAAGATCGACCCGGCGGTCGTGGCGGGGCTCGCTTTGGACGGCGTCGAGGAAGGCCGTTTCGAGGTGCTCGCCGACGACGTCAGCCGGAACGTGCGGGCCGGGCTCTCCGGTGATCTCGCCGGGCTGTACCCCGCACTGGTTTCCTGA
- a CDS encoding ferrous iron transport protein A: MKLLRDLPLGTRVVVRYRIEGGFTDALGDLVARDEDSCTVETRRGPVVVAFDAVALAKPVPPPPVRKPGGGPPPAL; the protein is encoded by the coding sequence GTGAAACTGCTGCGGGACCTGCCGCTGGGGACGCGAGTCGTGGTGCGCTACCGCATCGAGGGCGGCTTCACCGACGCGCTCGGCGATTTGGTGGCGCGCGACGAGGACTCCTGCACGGTGGAGACCCGGCGCGGGCCGGTCGTGGTGGCGTTCGACGCCGTCGCGCTGGCCAAGCCGGTGCCCCCGCCGCCGGTGCGGAAACCCGGTGGCGGTCCGCCGCCGGCTTTGTGA
- a CDS encoding VTT domain-containing protein yields MNWTDPAAIGYPAVFGGVLLGSIIPIVPTGAVVGAAAAVATTTGHLSLPLVIVLATLGAYVGDVVTFGIPRLGSEAAFRWISRRQPAERLEKAREQFARRGWQLVVIGRLVPAGRIPVLLAAAALGYPWRRLLPAALGACVLWASAYALLGILSGGLFDSPLVATLLATVLVLLVTVLASLIARWRRKTPAAAQDKEPV; encoded by the coding sequence GTGAACTGGACCGACCCGGCCGCGATCGGGTACCCGGCCGTGTTCGGCGGCGTGCTGCTCGGGTCGATCATCCCGATCGTGCCGACCGGCGCGGTCGTCGGCGCCGCGGCCGCCGTCGCGACGACGACCGGCCACCTGTCCCTGCCGCTGGTGATCGTCCTCGCCACCCTCGGCGCCTACGTCGGCGACGTCGTGACGTTCGGGATCCCGCGCCTGGGCAGCGAAGCCGCGTTCCGCTGGATCAGCCGCCGCCAGCCCGCCGAACGGCTCGAGAAGGCCCGCGAGCAGTTCGCCCGCCGTGGCTGGCAGCTCGTGGTGATCGGCAGGCTCGTCCCGGCCGGCCGCATCCCGGTGCTGCTCGCCGCGGCCGCGTTGGGCTACCCGTGGCGGCGCCTGCTGCCCGCCGCGCTCGGCGCGTGCGTCCTCTGGGCGAGCGCGTACGCCCTGCTCGGCATCCTCAGCGGCGGCCTCTTCGACTCGCCCCTCGTCGCGACGCTGCTGGCGACGGTGCTCGTCCTGCTGGTCACCGTGCTGGCCAGCCTGATCGCCCGGTGGCGGCGCAAGACCCCGGCGGCGGCGCAAGACAAGGAGCCGGTGTGA
- a CDS encoding nuclear transport factor 2 family protein, producing MPSRDIVENAWKAFATHDADRISAVFTEDAEWLAPPGNATALALGGSSHLVGRQAIVQFLAEDFPRFFVSDVTVTFTGFHADGERVIVEETMTATLANGNHYANDYCFVFELRDGLIHRVREYMDTARGHRMVFGETA from the coding sequence ATGCCGAGCCGCGACATCGTCGAGAACGCCTGGAAAGCCTTCGCCACGCATGACGCGGACCGGATTTCCGCCGTCTTCACCGAGGACGCCGAATGGCTGGCGCCGCCGGGCAACGCCACCGCGCTCGCCCTGGGCGGCTCCTCGCACCTCGTCGGCCGGCAGGCGATCGTGCAGTTCCTCGCCGAGGACTTCCCCCGCTTCTTCGTCAGCGACGTCACGGTGACGTTCACCGGGTTCCACGCGGACGGCGAGCGCGTCATCGTGGAAGAAACGATGACCGCCACCCTGGCCAACGGCAACCACTACGCCAACGACTACTGCTTCGTCTTCGAACTCCGCGACGGGCTCATCCACCGCGTCCGCGAGTACATGGACACCGCCCGCGGTCACCGCATGGTTTTCGGCGAGACGGCCTGA